Part of the Nicotiana sylvestris chromosome 2, ASM39365v2, whole genome shotgun sequence genome, CGACCAAACCGCCGATCAGATATCTGCATTATTAAGTGACAAGAGAAAGAGAATtagttcaacaacaacaacaatccagtataatcccacaagtggggtctggggagggtaatatgtacgcagaccttacctctaccccgaggggcagagaggctgtttccaggagaccctcgactcaagaaagcaacaagagacgctatattagtactatcaatagactcataataaaataacataaaatccataacataacataaaataacaaaataacagcaatataagaaatataggaaatacgagaaagatgtaaagTATACTAATAACCaacagataaagcccatcatcagtagctgattagtagcatcctaagactaactcctaactggctagtctcactctagtgcgctgtggAAAGAGAATTAGTTCCTTTGTGTATAATTGAACAATACATCCAGCTAGCTCTGTAAAACGTTTAAGTTTCTGTTAAGATGAAAACACCATCCAAGCACATTTACTAATGACAGAATGGAAATCACAGCCTACGCATTAAGCAATCAGCTATATTTCTAATAATAACATCCAATAACGAAATGTCTTAGTACATCCACTCGAGCAGGGCAGGGGATAGTGCTGTCCTAATACTGACAAATTGGAACTGCTCTTTATCTCAAAAAAAAAAGGGAGGGGAACTGCTCAATACCTTAACAAGACACCCGCATGAATCCAGCATGTCAGTTCTCAAGGGGTACTCCACCAACTGAATACACAAAAATAAGCTGACAACCAACAACAGAAAAACTTCTGGACAGAAAAGGAACACATTTGATATAATAAAGCACAATCACTGCAACACTTACTATAAATGTATTCTCTCCCACTGCTGAAGATTTTGAAATTTGATTCATTAATATACTGTAATCAACGGCAGCATATGGTGGCGTAACACTAATATAATCAAAGCTCCCACCTTCACCtggaaaattaattttaaaaaaaaaaaaaaacacaaatctTTGACTGTTATATTTCAGTGAAAGAGCAGCATAAAACTTGCATAGTTAGAGCTTTGTTTATGGAACACATTTTCCCTCAATATTGTAACTAACTGTTCAGTTATTGACCACTGCCAGACAAAATAACAAAGAAGATCATGCAAgtgaagaaaaagagaagagaaactGTACTGCTTGCAAATTTTGCAGAAGTACAGAATTGGTGAAGAAAGGATATAAAGGATTGAATTGCCACAATCAACTACAATATCAAGCGAACCTTCAGAAAGTGGGTTAAACTGGCCTGGGGCCAAGCATGTGATAAGGTAAGCTCCAACCACATCTGTAATACCCACCCCCATCCCCCAACATCCCAAACCTCTATTATTACTCTTCTCCGCCATGAAATTACCAACTGCAGGTAATAAATATTAGGTATCTGGTTAAGTTTCATTCAAAGACCTCCTTCTACAATGTTATTGCAAAATGATTGTTGCAGTATGCAGATCACAACTACCTTTACTGATTGTTTGACTAACAAGATCCAAAATTTACAATGCAGTCCTACATCTGGGAATTAGTATTTCCATGCCTTCTAAATCTATCTCATCAAGGGGATAAGGAACCCACTTGATGGTAACAGTTAGAGGTAGCCTACTGTTAGTACGAAACAAAGGCTCACCTCCAACCTGCCCACCCGTTGACATACGCAATGATCTTGAAAAATGCATTAGTGCGAGGAAAAGAGATACCACAAGTGATATAATGTTATCAGTATAGCCTACACCTTTTAAGAATTAACTTCAGTAAAAATGTTCAAGGTGTTTCCTTTTTTGATAGCAAAGatcaaataaaaaagaaaagcaaacaaATTTGTATCTTATACATTTTCAAGGTGAGTAAACGAATattctttttgcattttcatagCGAGTAATAACCTTCTACTTTGTACAACAAATGTACAAGGAAACATCAGATAAAAGATTCAATGAACctcttgagagagagagagagagagagagagagatccaATTGAGAGTTAAATCAGAATCACTCATTCATGATACTAGTAATTCCCTAACTTAGTTCTCTTGTGGGGCAACAGATGGACGGGAAGAGAAACTCTTAccaagaaaattttctgcccgcTCCAAGAAGCTCTCAACACGGACAGTATGTATGACTGAGACATCAAGGAAACCAGTCCATTCTAAATTTGGCCGCAGAACATCTGAGACAACCCAAGGGTCCATCTCAACAAAATGTACCTAGAAATTTGCAAACAGATATATACACAAATGCTATGAGCGCAAAATGCCATATAAAGACTAAATAATATATAAAGCTCCACAAATCAACTGCTAACTTTAAGTAAATATGGAGACAATAAAAGTTTCACTAGTAATAAGTAAATAAAATAGAGCATATGATCCTGAAAAGGATTGTTACTGTTTTAATGCTAACCTCAGAACATCCTCGACTGACGGCTTCTATACCAACTGATCCTGTCCCACTATAGAGGTCTAACCAACGGCCAGGCCTTAAAGACGCAGGGCAACCACCGGCTGCCTATACAGTGGAAAACAATTTATATTTAACAACATTAAAAAGGTATATCTTGCGTTACTTCAAAGACGAACTGCAGTAAAGGGCTAACAAGAATCTCACTTGCAAAATGCCAAATGCAGCAGCTTTTACAACTTCCATCATGGGACGCACATCCATACTCTTTGGTGAGAGCAATTTCTTCCTTCGAGCTGTCCCTCCAACAACCTGAAAAATAAAACTCCTTCTCAGAGCAAAGACACTAGGGAAAATGAATTACAACCAGTACGTGGTAGAATCTTAGATATGATTGAATTGTCAACAAATGCAGCCAAAGATGTAGCTAAAATGTAGTTGCAAAACAAACCTGAAGCAATTTATGTGTCTCACGCGGCGCCCTAGGTTCTTCTAGAAGTACCTGTTTTTCGCCTCCCGTCTTGGATTGTTCCCTTCTCTTTTTTGTCTATAATTCCAATGAAAACACTACTATTAATATCAACTAATTAGCTAAAACTCAACTTCCATCTGATTAAGGTTAGCCATATGAAATATAAAAATTACAGGGTATTCAGGCACATTTCCTAatttatttaaaagaaacaatttttttttccagAGAGGTTTAAATAACATACCTTTGGAGAAGGTTCAGATAAGAACTCATCCGGATTAAGACCGTATTGTTCAAGTAACTGTCTTTTCTTATCAACTGAGAGTTCTTTTTTGGATTCTGCAAAATACCCAAGTAAAGGAATATTAAATTAAGTAGtacttttaaattataaaaaaaaaactttcaattTGCAACGAAGATAGAGGAAGCGGAAATAACTTACTGTAAGAGAAGGTGATAATGAATGGGCGGCGACGATTGGTGGCTGTGAAAGCATAACCGACGAGAGAAGGATTGGAGCTAAGTAAACTGGTCTGGGGGAATGAACGAGAGCCGAGAggtgaaagaaatgaaagaagagTATGTGATGATGAAACCGCCATTTCTTAAGCCCCGACTCTCACTTAGCTCGCCGCAGAATTGGTGAAGCGACTTTGAGTATTTATCATTTTCTTGAGAACTCTGATTGGATAGAGTGGAGACTGGGAATTATGTGACGAAATCTTGAGGATTAAAAGTCTTTTGTTATGAAATAAATACTATAAAGTAAacacaagtatagagagaaactgatatattattcgaattcaaattgatgtacataatgaactgaaatcttttttatttatagaagaaaggaagctgctctgtaagctgctactacaagctgctgtgtaagctgctactacaagctgctgtgtaagctgctactacaagctgcagtgtaagctactataagttgctgtgtaagctactactacaagctgttgtgtaagctgctacaagctgctgtgtaagctgctgctgtaccagatatggataatcttctactgagagcaatatttatccataacggagtactgaatggataagcttattatatccggtatggataatcttctaccgggggtaatgtttatccataaccgggtactgaaaagataagcttattatacccggtatggataaacttctactgggggtaatgtttatccataaccgggtaccgaagtgataagcttcttcaggaagcttatttccaatatagtactaaatagataaatatatttacggtggagtcccatatggataagcttcttcaggaagcttatttacaacagagtactaaatgaacatccataatataatatatttataacactcccttggatgttcattaaaagataatgtgtctcattaaaacctcactaggaaaaaccacgtgggaaaaaaaatctagtgaaggaaaaagagtacacatatttagtaatacgcattgttaggtgcctcattaaaaaccttataaggaaaaccccatgggaaaaaaccttagtaagggaaaaagagtgca contains:
- the LOC104217480 gene encoding uncharacterized protein, which encodes MAVSSSHTLLSFLSPLGSRSFPQTSLLSSNPSLVGYAFTATNRRRPFIITFSYKSKKELSVDKKRQLLEQYGLNPDEFLSEPSPKTKKRREQSKTGGEKQVLLEEPRAPRETHKLLQVVGGTARRKKLLSPKSMDVRPMMEVVKAAAFGILQAAGGCPASLRPGRWLDLYSGTGSVGIEAVSRGCSEVHFVEMDPWVVSDVLRPNLEWTGFLDVSVIHTVRVESFLERAENFLGEGGSFDYISVTPPYAAVDYSILMNQISKSSAVGENTFILVEYPLRTDMLDSCGCLVKISDRRFGRTHLAIYGPKWAQKKKYVEKTKRWQEKLDLLRDVEISAS